The Plutella xylostella chromosome 9, ilPluXylo3.1, whole genome shotgun sequence genome has a segment encoding these proteins:
- the LOC119691077 gene encoding arylsulfatase B isoform X2, translated as MCRPCDSIDERSESLVGSGVLLHRYYTHALCSPARSAVLTGRYSHTIGMQGRPLLHGEARGIPTTERLLPQYLKELGYRTQLVGKWHVGHAYRNQLPINRGFENHYGARTGFMDYYEYNSQEAWATGPVSGLSLFRDYKPDFEAEGYITDLYNEEAKHIIRSHNTSEPLFLMVTHHAPHNGNEDASLQAPPEEVRAQRHVELHPRRIFAAMVKKLDDSVGDMVATLKEQGMLENTIIVFVADNGAPTVGNGANSGSNYPLRGVKGSPWEGGIRVDGLVWAGPEVAEGNDWRGNIFQGKMHASDWLPTLLEAIGEKPPAGIDGIPQWKHILENQPTRQEIFEIDDFTGYSSITLGRHKLIVGTVNAAYNLHRGGDLRGIIGQPPNYQQAVLNSKAYAAITAAGVPIDVERLEENKEKATVTCGEGVAKECIPTADKWCLYDIIDDPCEYRDLSDSLPGLAEVLRFRLAQEEERVVPRTDKNDPIGSERAMPKNFNYTWETFMDLEPYTA; from the exons ATGTGCCGTCCGTGTGACAGTATCGATGAGCGATCGGAGTCCCTGGTGGGTTCCGGGGTGCTGCTGCACCGCTACTACACGCACGCGCTCTGCTCCCCTGCCCGTTCCGCCGTGCTCACTGGACGCTACTCGCACACCATTG GAATGCAAGGCCGCCCGCTCCTGCACGGCGAAGCCCGAGGCATCCCCACGACCGAGCGTCTGCTGCCGCAGTACCTCAAGGAGCTCGGCTACCGCACGCAGCTCGTGGGCAAGTGGCACGTGGGCCACGCCTACCGCAACCAGCTGCCCATCAACCGAGGGTTTGAGAACCACTACGGAGCGAGGACCGGATTCATGGACTACTACGAGTACAACTCTCAGGAGGCT TGGGCAACTGGTCCCGTTTCTGGTCTGTCTCTGTTCCGTGACTACAAGCCCGACTTCGAGGCTGAGGGATACATCACCGACCTTTACAACGAAGAGGCTAAGCACA TCATCCGTAGCCACAACACCTCGGAGCCTCTGTTCCTGATGGTGACCCACCACGCGCCCCACAACGGCAACGAAGACGCTTCCCTGCAGGCCCCTCCTGAAGAGGTCCGCGCCCAGAGGCACGTCGAGCTCCACCCCAGACGTATCTTCGCCG CCATGGTCAAGAAACTGGACGACAGCGTTGGTGACATGGTCGCTACCCTGAAAGAGCAAGGAATGCTCGAGAACACTATCATCGTATTCGTCGCTGACAACGGTGCCCCCACCGTCGGAAACGGAGCCAACTCTGGATCCAACTACCCGCTGAGAGGAGTGAAGGGATCCCCATGGGAGGGCGGTATCCGTGTGGACGGCCTTGTCTGGGCTGGACCTGAGGTCGCTGAAGGAAACGACTGGCGTGGAAACATTTTCCAGGGCAAGATGCACGCTTCTGACTGGCTGCCAACCCTGCTCGAAGCCATCGGTGAGAAGCCCCCGGCAGGTATCGACGGAATTCCCCAATGGAAGCACATCCTCGAGAACCAGCCGACCAGGCAGGAGATCTTCGAGATCGACGACTTCACCGGCTACTCTTCCATCACTCTTGGCAGGCACAAGCTGATCGTCGGAACCGTCAACGCCGCTTACAACCTGCACAGAGGAGGAGACCTGCGAGGAATCATCGGCCAGCCCCCGAACTACCAGCAGGCGGTGCTGAACAGCAAGGCCTACGCCGCCATCACGGCCGCCGGAGTGCCCATCGACGTGGAGCGTCTCGAGGAGAACAAGGAGAAGGCCACCGTCACCTGCGGCGAAGGAGTCGCCAAGGAGTGCATCCCTACCGCTG ACAAATGGTGCCTGTACGACATCATCGACGACCCTTGCGAGTACCGTGACCTGTCAGACTCTCTGCCCGGTCTGGCCGAGGTTCTTCGCTTCAGACTGGCCCAAGAGGAGGAACGAGTTGTCCCCAGGACCGACAAGAACGACCCCATCGGCAGCGAGCGCGCCATGCCCAAGAACTTCAACTA
- the LOC119691077 gene encoding arylsulfatase B isoform X1 yields the protein MGRLVQICLVLSVALAASAQKAKPNVLFVMADDMGWDDWSSHGSRQVLTPNLDSLAGSGVLLHRYYTHALCSPARSAVLTGRYSHTIGMQGRPLLHGEARGIPTTERLLPQYLKELGYRTQLVGKWHVGHAYRNQLPINRGFENHYGARTGFMDYYEYNSQEAWATGPVSGLSLFRDYKPDFEAEGYITDLYNEEAKHIIRSHNTSEPLFLMVTHHAPHNGNEDASLQAPPEEVRAQRHVELHPRRIFAAMVKKLDDSVGDMVATLKEQGMLENTIIVFVADNGAPTVGNGANSGSNYPLRGVKGSPWEGGIRVDGLVWAGPEVAEGNDWRGNIFQGKMHASDWLPTLLEAIGEKPPAGIDGIPQWKHILENQPTRQEIFEIDDFTGYSSITLGRHKLIVGTVNAAYNLHRGGDLRGIIGQPPNYQQAVLNSKAYAAITAAGVPIDVERLEENKEKATVTCGEGVAKECIPTADKWCLYDIIDDPCEYRDLSDSLPGLAEVLRFRLAQEEERVVPRTDKNDPIGSERAMPKNFNYTWETFMDLEPYTA from the exons ATGGGTCGACTAGTGCAGATCTGTCTCGTGCTGAGTGTCGCCCTCGCGGCTTCCGCCCAAAAGGCCAAACCCAATGTACTGTTCGTCATGGCTGATGATATG GGCTGGGACGACTGGTCCTCCCACGGCTCGCGCCAAGTCCTGACTCCCAACCTGGACTCCCTGGCGGGGTCTGGAGTGCTGCTGCACCGCTACTACACGCACGCCCTCTGTTCGCCGGCGCGCTCCGCCGTGCTTACTGGACGCTACTCGCACACCATTG GAATGCAAGGCCGCCCGCTCCTGCACGGCGAAGCCCGAGGCATCCCCACGACCGAGCGTCTGCTGCCGCAGTACCTCAAGGAGCTCGGCTACCGCACGCAGCTCGTGGGCAAGTGGCACGTGGGCCACGCCTACCGCAACCAGCTGCCCATCAACCGAGGGTTTGAGAACCACTACGGAGCGAGGACCGGATTCATGGACTACTACGAGTACAACTCTCAGGAGGCT TGGGCAACTGGTCCCGTTTCTGGTCTGTCTCTGTTCCGTGACTACAAGCCCGACTTCGAGGCTGAGGGATACATCACCGACCTTTACAACGAAGAGGCTAAGCACA TCATCCGTAGCCACAACACCTCGGAGCCTCTGTTCCTGATGGTGACCCACCACGCGCCCCACAACGGCAACGAAGACGCTTCCCTGCAGGCCCCTCCTGAAGAGGTCCGCGCCCAGAGGCACGTCGAGCTCCACCCCAGACGTATCTTCGCCG CCATGGTCAAGAAACTGGACGACAGCGTTGGTGACATGGTCGCTACCCTGAAAGAGCAAGGAATGCTCGAGAACACTATCATCGTATTCGTCGCTGACAACGGTGCCCCCACCGTCGGAAACGGAGCCAACTCTGGATCCAACTACCCGCTGAGAGGAGTGAAGGGATCCCCATGGGAGGGCGGTATCCGTGTGGACGGCCTTGTCTGGGCTGGACCTGAGGTCGCTGAAGGAAACGACTGGCGTGGAAACATTTTCCAGGGCAAGATGCACGCTTCTGACTGGCTGCCAACCCTGCTCGAAGCCATCGGTGAGAAGCCCCCGGCAGGTATCGACGGAATTCCCCAATGGAAGCACATCCTCGAGAACCAGCCGACCAGGCAGGAGATCTTCGAGATCGACGACTTCACCGGCTACTCTTCCATCACTCTTGGCAGGCACAAGCTGATCGTCGGAACCGTCAACGCCGCTTACAACCTGCACAGAGGAGGAGACCTGCGAGGAATCATCGGCCAGCCCCCGAACTACCAGCAGGCGGTGCTGAACAGCAAGGCCTACGCCGCCATCACGGCCGCCGGAGTGCCCATCGACGTGGAGCGTCTCGAGGAGAACAAGGAGAAGGCCACCGTCACCTGCGGCGAAGGAGTCGCCAAGGAGTGCATCCCTACCGCTG ACAAATGGTGCCTGTACGACATCATCGACGACCCTTGCGAGTACCGTGACCTGTCAGACTCTCTGCCCGGTCTGGCCGAGGTTCTTCGCTTCAGACTGGCCCAAGAGGAGGAACGAGTTGTCCCCAGGACCGACAAGAACGACCCCATCGGCAGCGAGCGCGCCATGCCCAAGAACTTCAACTA